A stretch of Henckelia pumila isolate YLH828 chromosome 4, ASM3356847v2, whole genome shotgun sequence DNA encodes these proteins:
- the LOC140864054 gene encoding putative pentatricopeptide repeat-containing protein At3g18840, which produces MRALEEALNSHVYAIKSGFINAIVNTNNLIGRYSEHGLIEAAHKLFDEMSDRNVYSWNTIVNAYIKSRNLSKARDLFDSCQCRDTITYNSMISGYARSGRHENEAIELLNQMQCDEDAGRIDEFTLTTMLNMIAKLRVFDYGSQLHSYMVKSGNDLSSFALSSLIDMYSKCGSFLDCHRIFNDWSLMDLVVKNTMLAACFREGELEMARNIFLTEPELNDNVSWNTMISGYLRNGHEKEAFEMFKCMAEVGFQWNEHTFASLLVCYTLKSLAIGKEVHSWVLKKGMLSNPFISSGIVDIYCKCGNMRYAEIVHESFGMRNLFSTTSMIVGYSAEGDMIKAERLFNLSAEKNSVMWTAIIAGYSKSQKCEDVFVLFRKFTAEEKTVPDVLILISLLGACAILASMVPGKQIHAYILRTGIKMDEKASCALVDMYSKCGSIIYARRVFERITRRDSVIYNVMIAGCAHHGSENEATKLFDEMMEQGLQPDAVTFIALLSACRHRGLVEEGEKYFSVMTNDYGIPPEIDHYSCMVDLYVRSNQLKKALTFIQKLDIKPDSVMWSTFLNACQGNGNLELAEMAESKLLEIEGNNGARYVQLASVYASGGKWNEMGRVMNRMRGKEVKKLTGCSWLPVGSGVHVFTSGDRSHSDAKAIYYTLGNLTHEIYDADASKKKTQTFDDLYLNMSF; this is translated from the coding sequence ATGAGAGCCCTGGAAGAGGCGCTGAACTCCCATGTTTACGCCATAAAATCTGGTTTCATCAATGCAATTGTCAACACCAACAACCTAATCGGTCGGTACTCTGAACATGGCTTAATTGAAGCTGCCCATAAACTGTTCGATGAAATGTCGGACCGAAATGTTTATTCTTGGAACACCATCGTAAACGCTTACATCAAGTCTCGAAACTTGAGCAAAGCACGAGATCTTTTTGATTCTTGTCAGTGTAGGGATACGATTACATATAATTCAATGATTTCTGGTTATGCACGCTCCGGCAGACATGAGAATGAGGCTATTGAATTGCTTAATCAGATGCAATGTGATGAGGACGCGGGTCGAATTGATGAGTTTACACTGACAACAATGCTTAACATGATCGCAAAGTTGAGGGTTTTTGACTACGGAAGCCAGCTACATTCGTACATGGTAAAGAGTGGAAATGACTTGAGTTCATTCGCGTTGAGTTCTTTGATAGACATGTATTCTAAATGTGGGAGTTTTCTTGATTGTCACAGGATTTTTAATGATTGGTCATTGATGGATTTGGTTGTGAAGAATACTATGTTGGCTGCTTGTTTTAGAGAAGGCGAGCTAGAGATGGCTCGGAATATATTTTTGACCGAGCCAGAGTTAAACGATAATGTGTCATGGAACACGATGATCTCGGGATATTTACGGAATGGGCACGAGAAGGAGGCTTTTGAGATGTTTAAGTGTATGGCGGAGGTGGGATTTCAATGGAATGAGCACACTTTTGCTAGTTTATTGGTTTGTTATACTTTAAAGAGTTTGGCAATTGGAAAAGAAGTTCATTCATGGGTTTTGAAAAAAGGAATGCTATCAAATCCATTTATCAGTAGTGGAATTGTTGATATTTATTGCAAGTGTGGTAACATGAGATATGCTGAGATTGTTCATGAATCATTTGGAATGAGAAACTTATTCTCTACCACGTCAATGATTGTCGGTTATTCTGCAGAAGGTGACATGATAAAAGCCGAAAGGCTTTTCAATTTGTCAGCGGAGAAAAATTCTGTCATGTGGACTGCCATCATTGCTGGTTATTCAAAATCACAAAAATGTGAGGATGTTTTTGTTCTCTTCCGCAAGTTTACAGCAGAGGAAAAAACTGTTCCAGATGTTCTGATTCTTATTAGTCTGCTTGGGGCATGTGCTATACTAGCCAGCATGGTTCCTGGGAAGCAAATCCATGCCTATATATTAAGAACAGGAATAAAAATGGACGAGAAAGCCTCATGTGCCTTGGTTGACATGTACTCAAAATGTGGCAGTATAATATATGCACGTAGAGTTTTTGAAAGAATTACCCGACGAGATTCTGTCATTTACAACGTGATGATAGCCGGTTGTGCCCACCATGGGTCTGAAAATGAAGCTACAAAACTATTTGACGAAATGATGGAGCAAGGCCTTCAACCTGATGCAGTCACCTTCATTGCACTTCTATCAGCATGTCGTCACCGGGGATTAGTTGAAGAAGGAGAAAAGTACTTTTCAGTAATGACAAATGATTATGGTATACCGCCTGAAATTGACCACTATTCTTGTATGGTTGACTTGTATGTGAGGTCAAATCAACTTAAAAAGGCTTTAACCTTCATTCAGAAGTTGGATATTAAACCTGATTCTGTTATGTGGAGCACGTTCTTGAATGCATGTCAGGGTAATGGAAATCTTGAACTTGCAGAAATGGCAGAGAGCAAGCTACTAGAAATTGAAGGTAATAACGGAGCACGATACGTCCAATTGGCCAGTGTATATGCATCGGGGGGCAAGTGGAATGAAATGGGGCGGGTAATGAATAGGATGAGAGGGAAGGAAGTTAAGAAGCTCACTGGTTGCAGTTGGTTGCCCGTCGGGAGTGGAGTTCATGTCTTTACCTCAGGGGACAGATCCCACTCAGATGCCAAGGCTATATATTATACCCTAGGAAATTTGACTCATGAAATTTATGATGCAGATGCCTCGAAAAAAAAGACTCAAACATTCGATGATCTTTATCTGAACATgtctttttga